The stretch of DNA gagtaatcagcgggagcctcggtggagtaatcagcgggagcctcggtggagtaatcagcgggagcctcggtggagtaatcagcgggagcctcggtggagtaatcagcgggagcctcggtgtagcagctgggaacagagtagtatttaggaaaatcggtgcaataagtagctcagaacacagtaatacttgggagcctcgatGTAGTAGGATGGAGCAGCATGCAAAGTCatactccgtcgccttggtggtgtagtaactcggggcagagtaatacttcaggacgtcagtgtagtggctcggggcagcggaaattgtggtataaaactccggtgccttagtagtgtagtacttgtagACCTTGGTGCaataactggtcgttgcgtgaGTTGCTTTTGGGAAGGTggtggcgttgcggtttggtagccgccataccaagaagacatcgatacaccagtggtcgacccaccAAACAACGACACAACACCGAACAGCGTACGACGCCTTATTAACTAgacagtaaacaaattcaagcaataatgttaaataataatatgcatactaacaaacagaaaataattggcATCAATAGAAAACTCCAtgtaaagacagaatatttacccatggatgcgaactggcaatacggtgaagaaggcagaaAGTGACAGATAGTGCGCAGCAGATGTTtccgtgtcggagatcctcactcgactgatgtctctggccttttctctctcctttatatacgatttttttatcaccctcacctcttaagccttgcggatattgtacctgtttgataatgatgaaacacgtacctttctcacccaacctctccgccgtcgcatgatACGTATTACGTTATGACCTCCGTGACCttcaattgaagaaaatgcaaactggcctttccttctttaggttggcgttgctggggatgggtctacaacaacaaatatcaaaatgaataccaaatggctgagccttgcggctattatacctgcttaataatgatgaaacacatacctttctcacccaacctctacaccaccgcattgacagttttacacgtAATGTTCACCGTGACCTTCAGCGGCAAACtggccggcccgtctgcaggttgaactctacaatggtaattgaaaaataattaataaacactgcatcagttcgaacatgttgaaaatacaCCTAAATTTATCTGAAGACGTTATAAAGTAACGTAAGAGTGCACATAGAGAACAAATAGTTGAATTGATACGaaactccatgtaaaaaaaaaacgaaacattcACTCATTATTGCGACTCGGAAGAATGTAGGTGATGGCTGGACTTTCGTCGTCGGTAACTTTCTGTTCACTAGGCCTACGAACCATGTGAACGGAGTAAAGTAGAATTAAGCAGTCACTTAAATTTGTCAAGATGTAAGAGATTTCACAGAGTCTAAGGGTAAACGATGAAAATTCAATCACATGAAACCACACCTTAAGATTTTACGTAAAATTACACCAAACTTAAACAAAGGAATCTACTCTCTGATCTTCAATCGCTGACATTTACATCTTGCTTTTGaggaaattaataaacacattaaaatttaaataaatacataaaacaAGCCTGAAAAAGTGACAACAATAGGACGATCACCTTCTAGTTCTAGCGTACATAGAGTGACGACACATAATCTCAAAATTCGGCTTTCGTCTCAAACATAACGTACATCAAATTCTACCGAGTAAGGCAGCAGTTCCTCCAGGTAATCACTAATCAGGTGCTACCTGATTAAAGACAATTTCAATGTACAGTGTGTTATCCAAACACATTGGATATCAGACTGAACGGATGCAATGCTGTTGTGATGTCAAGGATGTATTCTTCTCGAagataataacaatttttttactactaataaatcaaaagtagAGATGCTCATGAGTCATGACATGCATGCATATATTAGTAcgtacaataaaaaaataagaaaacaatatttgtTATTGAAAAAACTTGTAAGAGTTCCCTCAGTACATTACTTATTCGTTCTCTGCTCACACATCCTATCTACACAAACTCTTTTACTTGGATTCACtattttatgaaaaacaaatttaattgctTGACTTATTTGACACTGAGAAATCGATTAGGCCTACTATTCACTAGTACTAGACCATGAGACCATGCATGGGACATGGTCTAAACTGTAACAGTCGTTTCAAAATCGAAGTCGATCATCACTACGCAAAAACTCAAACTAAATAAGTACACAAACCATAgataaaagaaacacaaaccACGTTGGTGGAAACttgtggtctttatctgtgttTAAACTGCCATTTGATTAGGCACCTAGTGTCAAAACAATCGCCAACTAAAGCCATCTAGTATGACAATCGCCAACTTAACTAGCCGCAGTGTATAGAAACCCTTCGAGTAATTTGGCTGGATTGCTTTCAAACAGGAAACAGCTTTCATATTGCTCAATCATGCGcgtgtataattttttttgtgagaaCTGTAACACAACGTATGTATTTGTTGTATTGGATTTCACTTTACTGGTATCCATCAAAAAGGTTTCCAAGATTATACGATCGGGATGGGGCaggattgaaaaggaaaaaaggcaCCGCATTTGACTAGGTTAATTTAGAATAGCTGGGCGGTGAAAATTTCTTGTGTAGACATTTCAAGATGTATAAAGGCAAGCAGGATATCACGGTTATCACACACACTTTCCATACAAAGTCGGCTGTCCTGATGAACTGTGAATCTAACAAGGAAAATGTATTTCATTAttagtaaagaaaaataaatgcaaaaaaaatttaagaaattggCTTACCAAAGAACTCGTGGAATAAAGCAAGGGAAGCTACGTAAAGAGCAAGAGACACAAGTTCCCCAAGGATCATAATTACATGCCATTTTCTAGCAGTTAGAGTAACCATGAGGAGCTCGGTGAGAATTAAGGCCGAGAAACTGATTGCAACAATATGAATAAATTCATCATCAAATAGCAATAGAGCCCCATACATGATCACTCCACCTAAATTATACAAACCGTGAGTATTAATGACTAGCTTTAATTTGGTTGAACTTCATAATCCTGTGTTGTATAGAAATAATATTACCTTGGTAGATGGAGATTAAAACCCACAAGAAGAAAGTTTTGTATGTTAAAGACCTTCCTTTGGCTAGTTCTTTATATAATTCCGGGTAAGTCATGGCAATTTTGGACGATACATCTTTGTCTAATACCAGCGAAAAGACAGGAAGCATGGTATAAACCGTGGCATATCCGACCATCAAGAAACCCTGATAGAGGGAAACGGAAGCGAAATAAAacacagaagaaaagacaGCTTGCATCGTTGAAATGATTAATCCACGATGGATAACAAATTGGGCTAAGGCGGCAGATCGCTTGTATGATCTCCGACCGTGCACCAACAATAGGCGCACTATGTGGCTAAATTGTGGAATGGAGAAATCTGCAGCTAATGAAGCCTTAACATGCCAAAAAATTCACACTAAAATTATCAGGAATttatcacatataattttatttctgaattctACCtgctttccttcttttccaaCAATACCAATGCCGGTGTCAGCAGCTTGAATCATAGAGACGTCATTTCCGCCATCACCTATTGCCGCTGCACGCTTTCCCGTATGTTCCTGAATTAAACGCACGACTGAGGCCTTCTGAGTCGGTGTACAACGGCAGCAAACAACGGCTGGAGCAGCACAAGCCAGCTCCATGAACTCATGTTCgtaaaactgaaaataaaaagatgattcGTTGAATAAATTCAACAAGTGCTTAAGTGACAGGATTTACTTTTAAGCAGAGCTCTAACGATTCTCCTCGAATAATAAGTGCGGAATCGGTTTTACGGCGGAAAGCGTTCAGTTCTTGATGTGTGTCTGTACGCGAGGTTACATTTCCAAAAACGTGAATACTTTGGGAACGAGGAACAAGCCGCGAACTTTGAGCAATGCATATTGCAGTCTCTAATTTGTCACCGGTGAGCATCCATATTCGAATTCCTGCATTTCGCAGAAGTTCGAGGGATGGTTTTACGTTTTCCTACAATAGTTTTCTAATAgcgtcattcatttttttttaaattttagtaaGAAAAGTACCTGTAGGCGGTCCTCAACTCCAGTAACTGCTAAAAGTTCCATATCACGCTCTAAACTTTCAACTACAGCCGCTACGCGGGCAGCTCGATCTGTTAAAGCCATTTTTGCTGCCTGATATCGCGTGTCAAATTCTGAATACTGTTCATCTGTCAATGGACGCTTAGCGACCACTAAGGTTCTCAATCCTTCTCTCGCCATGTTCCCACATTCTTCTTCGAGCCAATCATTGTACAGCACGATCCGATTCATTACCGTGTCTGCTCCTTTCATGTAAAACACAATCTCTCCTGACTGGTCGTCTCTGACGATGATACCCATTCGTTTAGTTTCGGAGGTGAAAGGGAATATCTTAATCGAGCAGATaacattagaaaataaaataataaggcGAATAGAATCATCTTATGTTACCTGCAGAACCGTAAACCTCATTAGTGCATTGTGTGGACTACGTAAAGTCATTGACGTTGTGTTACGTTCCATGAGAGTAAGCCCCACACTTTCTGTCCACGACACGAGCGCGATTTCATCAGGACTAGAGGCTTGGTAGTTAATTTTACTATCGACCTGCAACTAAAATATATAATCGGTTAGCAGAAAAATTAATAGGGAGGAGGGGGAGGACGTGATAAGCATACAAATTGATTTGTGTCGACAATTGGTGTGACGTTATGACAGAGACCGATAGCTTTTGCCGCTTCGACAATTCGCGTTACCACGGTCCTGCGCATTTTCCCACTACTAGGTTGCCCGGGTGTTGCGCTGGAGTAACTACTAAAAGCctatttaaatatgcaattaTTTAATGTAGCTACACAACATGCTAAAAAAGGTAGTGTTTATTTACGTTACCTGCCCTAAAAGAGTTCGGATTTCATCAAAAGTTTCCGTGCCATATGCGGCCGTTCCAAGATGAAGTTTTCTAAacaccatttcattttctgttaaaGTTCCGGTTTTGTCCGATAAAAGGTAAGAAATTCTTCCCAGTTCCTCGGGTATAGTAGTCGATCGTACAACAGTTCCAGGGATTTCTTTGTCCTTCATTATGGACCAGGAATAAAACGCTTTACCCATATCTAAATTAACTCGCAGACTTAAGAGGACTTCGGTTAGTTTCATa from Daphnia pulex isolate KAP4 chromosome 4, ASM2113471v1 encodes:
- the LOC124193041 gene encoding probable phospholipid-transporting ATPase IIB isoform X2: MEDIPLRVSMEDRTFDHDESDYLLSASEEANVGFRRGRRRKSYFGMESFCNKLQRCCYRKKELNSRTVWIGSHSQQTKETMEYYPSNGIRNQKYNFFTFLPMVLFQQFKFFLNLYFLIMAISQFIPEIRIGYLYTYWGPLCFVLFVTTVREAIDDFRRAQRDKEINCRLYKKLVPSGFELIPSSKIKVGDLIFVDKDERVPADMVLIRTTEKSGSCFIRTDQLDGETDWKLRLAVTDTQKLTFDTDLFQLNASVFAEKPQRDIHTFIGTFKRNDDPPIEDSLNIENTLWANTVVASGTALGLVVYTGKETRSSMNNSQPRSKVGLLDLEVNQLTKILFLAVVGLALLMMCLKGFQGPWYRYLFRFVLLFSYIIPISLRVNLDMGKAFYSWSIMKDKEIPGTVVRSTTIPEELGRISYLLSDKTGTLTENEMVFRKLHLGTAAYGTETFDEIRTLLGQAFSSYSSATPGQPSSGKMRRTVVTRIVEAAKAIGLCHNVTPIVDTNQFVDSKINYQASSPDEIALVSWTESVGLTLMERNTTSMTLRSPHNALMRFTVLQIFPFTSETKRMGIIVRDDQSGEIVFYMKGADTVMNRIVLYNDWLEEECGNMAREGLRTLVVAKRPLTDEQYSEFDTRYQAAKMALTDRAARVAAVVESLERDMELLAVTGVEDRLQENVKPSLELLRNAGIRIWMLTGDKLETAICIAQSSRLVPRSQSIHVFGNVTSRTDTHQELNAFRRKTDSALIIRGESLELCLKFYEHEFMELACAAPAVVCCRCTPTQKASVVRLIQEHTGKRAAAIGDGGNDVSMIQAADTGIGIVGKEGKQASLAADFSIPQFSHIVRLLLVHGRRSYKRSAALAQFVIHRGLIISTMQAVFSSVFYFASVSLYQGFLMVGYATVYTMLPVFSLVLDKDVSSKIAMTYPELYKELAKGRSLTYKTFFLWVLISIYQGGVIMYGALLLFDDEFIHIVAISFSALILTELLMVTLTARKWHVIMILGELVSLALYVASLALFHEFFDSQFIRTADFVWKVCVITVISCLPLYILKCLHKKFSPPSYSKLT
- the LOC124193040 gene encoding uncharacterized protein LOC124193040; the protein is MVNKASYAVRCCVVVWWVDHWCIDVFLVWRLPNRNATTFPKATHATTSYCTKVYKYYTTKAPEFYTTISAAPSHYTDVLKYYSAPSYYTTKATEYDFACCSILLHRGSQLLHRGSR
- the LOC124193041 gene encoding probable phospholipid-transporting ATPase IIB isoform X1; translation: MEDIPLRVSMEDRTFDHDESDYLLSASEEANVGFRRGRRRKSYFGMESFCNKLQRCCYRKKELNSRTVWIGSHSQQTKETMEYYPSNGIRNQKYNFFTFLPMVLFQQFKFFLNLYFLIMAISQFIPEIRIGYLYTYWGPLCFVLFVTTVREAIDDFRRAQRDKEINCRLYKKLVPSGFELIPSSKIKVGDLIFVDKDERVPADMVLIRTTEKSGSCFIRTDQLDGETDWKLRLAVTDTQKLTFDTDLFQLNASVFAEKPQRDIHTFIGTFKRNDDPPIEDSLNIENTLWANTVVASGTALGLVVYTGKETRSSMNNSQPRSKVGLLDLEVNQLTKILFLAVVGLALLMMCLKGFQGPWYRYLFRFVLLFSYIIPISLRVNLDMGKAFYSWSIMKDKEIPGTVVRSTTIPEELGRISYLLSDKTGTLTENEMVFRKLHLGTAAYGTETFDEIRTLLGQAFSSYSSATPGQPSSGKMRRTVVTRIVEAAKAIGLCHNVTPIVDTNQFLQVDSKINYQASSPDEIALVSWTESVGLTLMERNTTSMTLRSPHNALMRFTVLQIFPFTSETKRMGIIVRDDQSGEIVFYMKGADTVMNRIVLYNDWLEEECGNMAREGLRTLVVAKRPLTDEQYSEFDTRYQAAKMALTDRAARVAAVVESLERDMELLAVTGVEDRLQENVKPSLELLRNAGIRIWMLTGDKLETAICIAQSSRLVPRSQSIHVFGNVTSRTDTHQELNAFRRKTDSALIIRGESLELCLKFYEHEFMELACAAPAVVCCRCTPTQKASVVRLIQEHTGKRAAAIGDGGNDVSMIQAADTGIGIVGKEGKQASLAADFSIPQFSHIVRLLLVHGRRSYKRSAALAQFVIHRGLIISTMQAVFSSVFYFASVSLYQGFLMVGYATVYTMLPVFSLVLDKDVSSKIAMTYPELYKELAKGRSLTYKTFFLWVLISIYQGGVIMYGALLLFDDEFIHIVAISFSALILTELLMVTLTARKWHVIMILGELVSLALYVASLALFHEFFDSQFIRTADFVWKVCVITVISCLPLYILKCLHKKFSPPSYSKLT